The following proteins come from a genomic window of Nostoc sp. TCL26-01:
- a CDS encoding MFS transporter, which translates to MQPSELDRKVLPLSPTQARKQNRASDSPVPNHLSAVPPSSHTDSPEMSPADVSRQNQNWTSEIPKTDVPHDSEKTSPESLTNHQVNGNGRTVPLVTPPEKEPQSSNNSGSGGEATPGNMQQQGFLPVFKNPNFLALWGGQVFCQLADKVYLVLMIALINTQFQASNQSISGWVSALMMAFTIPAVLFGSVAGVFVDRWSKKTVLVATNAWRGILVLAIPFLLWLTHDWQPIGVIPVGFAIILGVTFLVSTLTQFFAPAEQAAIPLVVKEQDLLSANSLYTTTMMASVIVGFAVGEPLLAIADSVWLQLGGHGGLGKEILVGGSYAIASIILLLLITNEKTHAPETEFPHVFSDLKDGLRYLKENYRVRNALLQLTILFSVFAALTVLAVRMAEIIPHLKASQFGFLLAAGGVGIAAGATILGQFGQRFSYTQLSLCGCLGMAASLVGLAVFTTQLWLILLLVTLLGIFGSLVGIPMQTAIQTETLPEMRGKVFGLQNNVINIALSLPLALAGVAETFVGLKAVFLGLAAIVFSGGILTWYNSRD; encoded by the coding sequence TCCCAAACCACTTGAGTGCTGTGCCTCCTTCTAGTCACACAGATAGCCCAGAAATGTCTCCAGCAGATGTTTCTCGCCAAAATCAAAATTGGACATCGGAAATTCCCAAGACAGATGTCCCCCATGACTCAGAAAAAACATCCCCAGAGTCATTAACTAATCATCAAGTGAATGGCAATGGGCGAACAGTACCATTAGTCACACCACCAGAAAAAGAACCACAATCATCCAATAATTCTGGTTCTGGTGGAGAAGCAACACCAGGTAATATGCAACAACAGGGGTTTTTACCTGTATTCAAAAATCCCAATTTTCTTGCTCTTTGGGGTGGTCAAGTTTTTTGTCAACTGGCAGACAAAGTTTATTTAGTGCTGATGATTGCCTTGATTAACACCCAGTTTCAAGCCAGTAATCAAAGCATCAGTGGTTGGGTATCAGCCTTAATGATGGCTTTTACTATCCCAGCTGTGTTATTTGGTTCTGTGGCTGGTGTGTTTGTCGATAGGTGGTCGAAAAAAACCGTGTTAGTGGCAACAAATGCTTGGCGCGGGATTTTAGTTTTAGCGATTCCTTTTCTTTTGTGGTTAACTCATGATTGGCAACCCATCGGCGTGATACCTGTAGGTTTTGCCATCATTTTGGGTGTGACTTTTTTGGTGTCCACCTTAACACAGTTTTTTGCCCCAGCAGAACAGGCGGCAATTCCCTTAGTTGTGAAAGAACAGGATTTACTATCGGCTAATTCTCTCTATACAACGACGATGATGGCATCAGTCATTGTCGGGTTTGCTGTGGGAGAACCACTATTGGCAATAGCTGATAGTGTTTGGTTACAACTAGGAGGTCATGGTGGACTTGGCAAAGAAATTTTAGTTGGTGGTAGTTATGCGATCGCTAGTATCATCTTGTTATTGCTGATTACTAATGAAAAAACTCATGCCCCAGAAACTGAATTTCCTCACGTATTTTCTGACTTAAAGGACGGGTTACGTTACCTCAAAGAAAATTATCGCGTCCGCAATGCTTTATTACAACTGACAATTTTATTTTCTGTCTTTGCCGCCTTAACTGTTTTGGCAGTCCGCATGGCAGAAATTATTCCTCACTTAAAAGCCTCTCAGTTCGGCTTTTTACTGGCGGCTGGTGGTGTAGGGATTGCGGCAGGAGCCACAATTCTCGGTCAGTTTGGTCAACGTTTCTCTTATACTCAACTCAGCCTTTGTGGTTGTTTGGGCATGGCAGCATCTTTAGTAGGTTTAGCAGTATTTACCACACAACTATGGTTAATCTTACTACTAGTAACCCTACTAGGTATTTTTGGTTCACTGGTGGGTATCCCTATGCAGACAGCCATCCAAACCGAAACCTTGCCAGAAATGCGTGGTAAAGTATTTGGCTTACAAAACAACGTCATCAATATTGCCCTTTCTCTACCCTTGGCTTTAGCAGGTGTAGCCGAAACCTTTGTGGGATTAAAAGCTGTGTTTTTAGGACTAGCAGCGATCGTCTTTTCTGGAGGGATATTAACTTGGTATAACTCTCGTGATTAA
- a CDS encoding glycosyltransferase family 4 protein encodes MRIAWIGKKSPFCGNVTYSREVTNALLDRGHQVSFLHFAQEESETDNWPNFQEVSLPFIYKSQVYTIPTFKATKVLTDSLREIKPDVVHASLTLSPLDFVLPEICEQLNLPLIATFHTPFAGKGAKLISGTQLLAYQLYAPFLGNYDRVIVFSQIQRELLARMGVQEKNIAVIPNGVNTNKYSPGYSQIKTEFQAERLFVYQGRIAPEKNVESLLRAWKQADMGSSSKLLIVGDGPLRASLEPFYGLDYGIIWLGFVADEDRRVEILRGADVFILPSLVEGLSLSLLEAMACGLACLATDVGADGEVLEKGAGVVMSTKTVRSQLRTLLPLFQDHPELTTVLGQKARKRVEELYTLKKNITQLEELYSEVLVQRPLKLSWGA; translated from the coding sequence ATGCGTATAGCCTGGATTGGAAAAAAATCACCCTTTTGTGGCAACGTCACTTACAGTCGAGAAGTTACCAATGCCTTATTAGATAGAGGACATCAAGTTAGCTTTCTCCACTTTGCCCAAGAAGAATCGGAAACAGATAATTGGCCAAATTTCCAAGAGGTTTCTCTACCTTTTATATATAAATCGCAGGTTTATACCATTCCCACCTTCAAAGCAACCAAGGTTTTAACTGATTCACTCCGGGAAATCAAGCCAGACGTAGTCCATGCTTCTTTGACTTTGTCCCCTCTCGACTTTGTTTTACCAGAAATTTGTGAACAGTTAAATTTACCCCTGATTGCCACCTTTCACACACCCTTTGCAGGTAAAGGGGCAAAACTCATATCTGGCACACAACTCCTAGCCTATCAACTCTACGCACCCTTTTTAGGTAACTACGATCGCGTGATTGTATTTTCGCAAATCCAGCGAGAACTACTAGCACGTATGGGTGTACAAGAAAAAAATATTGCTGTTATTCCCAATGGTGTAAACACGAATAAATATTCACCAGGTTATTCGCAAATCAAAACCGAATTCCAAGCAGAACGCTTGTTTGTCTATCAAGGCCGGATAGCCCCGGAAAAAAATGTAGAATCCCTGTTGAGAGCTTGGAAGCAGGCAGATATGGGTTCTAGTAGTAAGTTATTAATTGTGGGTGATGGCCCTCTCAGGGCTTCTCTAGAACCGTTTTATGGTTTAGATTACGGCATCATCTGGTTAGGATTTGTCGCTGATGAAGACCGTCGAGTCGAAATTCTCCGTGGTGCAGATGTATTTATTTTACCTTCTTTAGTAGAAGGATTATCTTTATCATTATTAGAAGCAATGGCTTGTGGATTAGCTTGCCTAGCAACAGATGTCGGTGCAGATGGAGAAGTATTAGAGAAAGGTGCAGGGGTAGTGATGAGTACGAAAACCGTGCGATCGCAACTCAGAACCCTCTTGCCATTATTCCAAGATCATCCCGAATTAACAACTGTTTTGGGACAAAAAGCCAGAAAACGAGTAGAAGAGCTTTATACTCTCAAGAAAAATATTACTCAGCTAGAAGAACTATACAGTGAAGTTTTAGTCCAGCGTCCTCTCAAACTCAGTTGGGGAGCCTAG
- a CDS encoding glycosyltransferase family 4 protein, which yields MRILIYSYNYYPEPIGIAPLMTELAEGLAKRGHQVRVVTAMPNYPERQIYEAYRGKWYVKEYKNGVQIQRSFVWIRPQPKLIDRVLLDASFVVTSFLPALFGWRPDVILSTSPSLPVCVPASLLGWLRACPVVLNLQDILPEAAIHVGLLKNKWLIKVFSILEKFAYRSATKISVIADGFVDNLVSKGVSPDKIEQIPNWVDVNFIRPLPKDNNSFRAAHNLNDKFVVLYSGNIALTQGLETVIQSAAQLRHIPEISFVIAGEAKGLKRLQQYCLDCGADNVLLLPFQPREHLPEMLAAADVGLVVQKKNVISFNMPSKIQVLLASGRALIASVPDNGTAAKAVRQSGGGVVVAPENPQALTTAILDLYEHPEKTKTLGYNSRKYAIEQYAFEQALNQYEDLFDSLTTVSQTVDTKVVSKQEV from the coding sequence ATGCGGATTCTGATTTACTCCTACAACTACTATCCAGAACCAATTGGTATTGCCCCGTTAATGACGGAATTAGCAGAGGGATTAGCCAAGCGCGGACATCAAGTGCGTGTAGTCACAGCTATGCCTAATTACCCTGAGCGACAAATTTACGAAGCTTACCGTGGTAAGTGGTACGTTAAGGAATACAAAAATGGTGTCCAAATACAACGTAGTTTCGTCTGGATTCGTCCGCAACCGAAATTAATAGACAGAGTATTACTAGATGCTAGCTTCGTCGTTACTAGTTTTTTGCCTGCTCTTTTCGGTTGGCGACCTGATGTAATTTTGTCAACATCTCCATCATTACCTGTTTGTGTACCTGCATCTCTACTGGGATGGTTACGAGCTTGTCCGGTAGTTTTGAATCTCCAAGATATATTGCCAGAAGCAGCTATCCATGTGGGATTGCTGAAAAATAAGTGGCTAATTAAAGTATTTTCCATATTAGAAAAATTTGCCTATCGCAGTGCTACGAAAATTAGCGTGATTGCTGATGGGTTTGTGGACAATTTAGTTTCTAAAGGTGTATCACCTGACAAAATTGAGCAGATACCTAACTGGGTTGATGTGAATTTTATTCGTCCTCTACCAAAAGACAATAATTCTTTCCGTGCTGCACATAACCTGAATGACAAGTTTGTAGTTTTGTATTCAGGCAATATTGCTCTGACTCAAGGCTTGGAAACTGTCATTCAATCTGCCGCACAACTACGTCATATCCCAGAAATTAGCTTTGTAATTGCTGGTGAAGCTAAAGGTTTAAAGCGGTTACAACAATATTGTCTGGACTGCGGTGCTGATAATGTCTTGTTGCTACCTTTTCAACCACGAGAACATTTACCAGAAATGCTGGCTGCGGCAGATGTTGGTTTAGTTGTGCAAAAGAAAAATGTAATTTCCTTTAATATGCCGTCCAAAATTCAAGTCTTACTGGCTAGTGGCAGAGCTTTAATCGCATCTGTACCTGATAATGGTACAGCTGCTAAAGCGGTAAGACAGAGTGGTGGTGGTGTTGTAGTTGCGCCAGAAAATCCCCAAGCTTTAACAACAGCCATTTTAGACTTGTATGAACACCCAGAAAAAACCAAAACACTGGGTTATAACAGTCGAAAATATGCTATTGAGCAATATGCTTTTGAGCAAGCATTAAATCAATACGAAGATTTGTTTGACTCACTCACTACAGTTAGTCAAACAGTTGATACTAAGGTTGTGTCTAAGCAAGAAGTATAA
- a CDS encoding amino acid ABC transporter ATP-binding protein — translation MTEQTSIIIAEDVHKWYGKFHVLQGVSLTVNRGEVVVLMGPSGSGKSTFIRTFNALEEYQQGKITIDGITLSHDLRNIEAIRREVGMVFQQFNLFPHLTVLQNITLAPIWVRRAKKAKAEELAMQLLERVGILEQAHKYPGQLSGGQQQRVAIARALAMQPKIMLFDEPTSALDPEMVREVLDVMRNLARDGMTMVVVTHEVGFAREVADRVVLMDGGNLIESATPDKFFTQPQEERTRKFLSQIL, via the coding sequence GTGACAGAACAAACATCAATAATTATTGCTGAAGATGTTCACAAGTGGTATGGAAAATTTCATGTTCTCCAAGGTGTAAGTTTAACAGTAAATCGAGGGGAAGTTGTTGTTTTAATGGGGCCTTCAGGCTCAGGTAAGTCAACATTTATCCGTACATTCAATGCTTTAGAAGAATACCAACAAGGGAAAATTACAATTGATGGCATTACCCTCAGCCACGACTTGCGAAATATTGAAGCTATCCGTCGAGAAGTGGGAATGGTATTTCAACAGTTTAATTTATTTCCCCATTTGACAGTACTGCAAAATATCACCCTAGCGCCTATTTGGGTAAGACGTGCGAAGAAAGCTAAAGCTGAAGAATTAGCTATGCAGTTATTAGAAAGAGTAGGAATTTTAGAACAAGCGCACAAATACCCAGGACAATTATCTGGGGGACAGCAACAACGAGTAGCGATCGCTCGTGCTTTGGCGATGCAGCCTAAAATCATGTTATTTGATGAACCCACATCGGCTTTAGATCCAGAAATGGTAAGAGAAGTTCTAGACGTGATGCGAAATCTAGCTCGTGATGGGATGACAATGGTAGTAGTTACTCACGAGGTTGGGTTTGCTCGTGAGGTTGCAGATCGAGTCGTTTTAATGGATGGTGGAAACCTGATCGAATCAGCTACCCCAGATAAATTCTTCACCCAACCCCAGGAAGAACGCACTCGTAAATTCTTATCTCAAATTCTTTAA
- a CDS encoding amino acid ABC transporter permease: MTKQLIWLRKNLFSTWYNSILTVICLVLLFWVVRGLLIWATTQAQWAVIQVNLRLFLVGRYPQNEYWRIWIVLAIASILGAITAGVFLGTQRLTRRIVSIFAVIFGLLIIVFPVDLISRLWLFLIAALLIPGYWLGAKLTKLVSPWLSLIWLLSFPVILWLIGGGFGLQSVSSNLWNGLLLTLLMAAVSIVLSFPIGILLALGRTSNLPVIRWFSIFYIEIIRGVPLIGILFLAQVMLPLFLSSDVRLDRVLRAIAGLVLFSAAYMAENIRGGLQNVSRGQVEAAKALGLNTPFLVILIVLPQALRAVIPAIVGQFIGLFKDTSLLSLVGLVELTGIARSILAQPQFIGRYPEVYLFIGLIYWVFCYSMSLASRRLERQLNNN, encoded by the coding sequence ATGACTAAACAATTAATTTGGCTGCGTAAAAATTTATTTAGTACTTGGTATAACAGCATATTAACTGTTATCTGTTTGGTATTACTGTTTTGGGTGGTGCGAGGATTGCTTATTTGGGCAACTACTCAAGCACAATGGGCAGTAATTCAGGTCAATTTACGTTTATTTTTAGTTGGTAGATATCCACAAAATGAGTATTGGCGGATTTGGATTGTACTGGCGATCGCTTCTATTTTAGGAGCGATAACGGCAGGTGTTTTCTTAGGTACACAAAGACTGACACGGCGGATAGTTAGCATATTTGCTGTCATCTTTGGTTTATTAATAATTGTTTTTCCTGTAGATTTAATATCTCGTCTTTGGTTGTTTTTAATTGCAGCTTTACTCATTCCTGGTTACTGGCTAGGTGCAAAGTTGACAAAATTAGTTAGTCCTTGGCTTTCTCTGATATGGCTATTGTCTTTCCCTGTGATTTTGTGGTTAATCGGCGGTGGATTTGGTTTACAATCTGTCTCTAGTAATTTATGGAATGGTTTGCTACTAACTCTACTTATGGCAGCAGTAAGTATTGTACTTTCTTTTCCGATTGGGATTTTACTCGCTTTAGGAAGGACTAGCAATTTACCCGTAATACGCTGGTTTAGTATTTTTTATATTGAAATTATCAGAGGAGTTCCCTTAATTGGAATTCTATTTCTCGCTCAGGTCATGTTACCGTTGTTTCTCTCATCTGATGTTCGATTAGATCGAGTTTTGCGAGCGATCGCTGGATTAGTATTATTCAGTGCTGCTTATATGGCAGAAAACATCCGTGGTGGACTACAAAATGTTTCTCGTGGACAAGTGGAAGCGGCAAAAGCATTAGGATTAAATACACCATTTCTAGTTATATTAATTGTATTGCCACAAGCTTTACGGGCAGTTATTCCCGCAATTGTTGGGCAATTTATTGGTTTATTTAAAGATACTTCATTATTATCTCTTGTTGGCTTAGTAGAATTGACGGGTATTGCTCGTTCAATTTTGGCACAGCCCCAGTTTATCGGCCGTTATCCAGAAGTTTATCTATTTATTGGTTTGATTTATTGGGTATTTTGTTATTCAATGTCTTTGGCTTCTCGGAGATTGGAAAGGCAGTTAAATAATAATTAG
- a CDS encoding amino acid ABC transporter permease translates to MTKPPFWRDQRFWYIAGQLIAVFVVAIVVTILLSNLSRNLQQLGLQFGFDFLNQQASFDIGETVVSYQPSDTYSRALWVGLVNSLRIAITGIILTTIVGVFAGVARLSDNWLVRNIALIYVEIFRNTPLLLQLLFWYFAVFLTFPKTENKISIWGLVGFSQNGIQLPWFTLSPEFSTLLLGLTLYTGAFITEIVRGGIQSVSRGQWEAARSLGLKPVLIMRLVIFPQALRVIIPPLTSQYLNLTKNSSLAIAVGYPDLYFVASTTFNQTGKAVEVMLLLTLTYLILSLTISLVMNWFNRTVQIKER, encoded by the coding sequence CTAAACCCCCTTTTTGGCGAGATCAACGCTTTTGGTACATTGCTGGACAACTGATTGCTGTGTTTGTAGTCGCAATTGTGGTGACTATACTTTTGAGTAACCTTAGTCGCAATTTACAGCAATTGGGTCTTCAGTTTGGTTTTGATTTCCTCAATCAGCAAGCATCTTTTGATATTGGCGAAACAGTAGTTTCTTATCAACCATCTGACACTTATAGCCGCGCCTTGTGGGTGGGACTTGTTAATTCATTGCGAATAGCAATTACAGGTATTATCCTGACAACAATTGTTGGAGTTTTTGCTGGAGTTGCTAGATTATCTGATAATTGGCTAGTGCGAAATATTGCACTAATTTATGTAGAAATTTTCCGGAATACGCCTTTACTTTTACAGTTGCTATTTTGGTACTTTGCAGTTTTTCTTACTTTCCCTAAAACAGAGAACAAAATTTCTATTTGGGGATTGGTTGGCTTTAGTCAAAATGGAATACAACTACCTTGGTTTACTTTATCTCCAGAGTTTTCCACTTTACTTTTAGGGTTGACTTTATATACTGGTGCTTTCATTACCGAAATTGTTAGAGGTGGGATTCAATCAGTATCTAGGGGTCAATGGGAAGCAGCGCGATCGCTCGGTTTAAAACCAGTCCTAATTATGCGTCTAGTCATTTTTCCCCAAGCCTTGCGCGTAATTATTCCCCCACTGACAAGCCAATATCTTAACCTCACCAAAAACTCCAGTTTAGCGATCGCTGTCGGCTATCCTGATCTCTATTTTGTCGCCTCTACCACCTTTAATCAAACTGGCAAAGCTGTAGAAGTCATGTTACTACTAACACTAACTTATCTCATCCTCAGTTTGACTATCTCCCTAGTCATGAATTGGTTTAATCGTACAGTGCAAATTAAGGAGAGATAA